Proteins encoded within one genomic window of Bacillus sp. F19:
- a CDS encoding neutral/alkaline non-lysosomal ceramidase N-terminal domain-containing protein: MNIYCGSAKVDITPTESKLLAGYMATRQSKGIHDPINARIIAIRSQQTFIILVSLDLICIDQNYTVELRKKISDQTNVLKECIFLHATHTHSGPGGTIHETSPIWRAFPDLWMPYDRILVNEQHKKIVDAVKLALENLEECKVSICEGEASGIAANRISAEIEYSSILKVIEFEYCSTNKKVIVYHFACHPTIMNRDNLLISADFPGVTSSNLENENNVEIALFINGPSGDISTRFTRKEASFYEVRRVGTVLSAAILELLTHKKQIKVDTVTSKIEKVDLALHNIEDSAQLQHKLHELKQKHKIQRVTAGNNCAYLRKIESEIEGVSALIKKSGVLENSLTISTEIQVLKLGEILFVSIPGEIFNETGTEITNNYNGVPVFIAGNTNDYIGYIVPEGYYASDSYEAYMTLLEKGSSEKIKDTILYMMDQV; encoded by the coding sequence ATGAATATTTATTGTGGATCAGCTAAAGTTGATATCACACCTACTGAAAGTAAGCTTTTAGCAGGTTATATGGCTACAAGACAATCTAAGGGAATTCATGACCCAATTAATGCACGAATTATTGCAATCAGATCTCAACAGACTTTTATAATTCTGGTTAGCTTAGATTTGATTTGTATAGATCAAAACTATACAGTCGAACTTCGCAAAAAAATTTCAGACCAAACAAATGTTTTAAAAGAATGTATCTTTCTTCACGCTACGCATACTCATTCTGGTCCGGGGGGGACTATTCATGAAACATCTCCCATCTGGAGAGCATTTCCTGATTTATGGATGCCATACGATAGAATACTTGTAAATGAACAACATAAAAAGATTGTTGATGCTGTTAAACTAGCATTGGAAAATTTAGAAGAATGCAAAGTTAGTATTTGTGAGGGGGAAGCCAGCGGCATTGCTGCTAATAGGATATCAGCTGAAATAGAATATTCCTCAATTTTAAAAGTAATAGAATTTGAATATTGCAGCACGAACAAAAAGGTTATAGTGTATCACTTTGCATGCCATCCAACGATAATGAATAGAGACAACCTTCTAATTAGTGCTGATTTCCCTGGAGTAACTAGCTCTAATTTAGAAAATGAAAATAATGTAGAAATTGCATTATTTATAAATGGTCCGTCAGGTGATATTAGTACACGTTTTACAAGAAAAGAGGCAAGTTTTTATGAAGTAAGAAGGGTAGGAACAGTATTATCTGCAGCGATATTGGAATTATTAACTCACAAAAAACAAATCAAGGTTGATACCGTAACTTCTAAAATAGAGAAAGTAGATTTGGCCCTTCACAACATAGAAGATTCTGCGCAACTGCAACATAAATTGCACGAACTTAAACAAAAACATAAAATCCAAAGGGTAACAGCTGGAAACAACTGTGCCTATTTAAGAAAGATAGAATCAGAGATTGAAGGTGTTTCTGCATTAATCAAGAAATCAGGAGTGTTAGAAAACTCGTTAACCATTTCTACCGAAATACAAGTATTAAAGCTGGGTGAGATCTTATTCGTATCAATACCTGGAGAAATATTTAATGAAACTGGAACAGAAATAACTAATAACTACAATGGAGTACCAGTATTCATAGCTGGTAACACTAACGACTACATAGGATATATAGTCCCAGAAGGCTACTATGCGAGTGACAGCTATGAGGCATATATGACGTTATTAGAAAAAGGATCCTCAGAAAAAATAAAAGACACTATACTCTATATGATGGACCAAGTGTAG
- a CDS encoding PTS system mannose/fructose/sorbose family transporter subunit IID, with protein sequence MSEVAKDNFAEANENLIVQKNVETKIDKKILRSMFWRLQLFQVSWNYERMQALAFAFTIKPAIEKLYKTKDEREIALKRHLEFFNTHTTMAAPILGMTAAMEEKGGNGAGQGVSGIKVGLMGPLAGLGDSILWLTWMPIAMSIGAAFAKDGNIFGPILALILFNVVNIPLKWYGIKIGYEKGVNFLAEAGKSGIVQRYTAMATMLGIVVIGGLIPQLVQLATPYVLKVGGTEIKFQEIFDGILPSLLPLAITVISFLLIKKGFSAIKILMGMIIFCVLGKWIGIL encoded by the coding sequence ATGAGTGAAGTTGCGAAAGATAATTTTGCTGAAGCCAATGAAAATTTAATAGTGCAAAAAAATGTTGAAACTAAAATTGATAAAAAAATACTTAGAAGTATGTTCTGGAGATTGCAATTATTTCAGGTTTCATGGAATTACGAAAGAATGCAAGCGTTAGCATTTGCATTTACTATAAAACCGGCCATAGAAAAGCTCTATAAAACCAAAGATGAGAGAGAAATAGCCTTGAAAAGACACCTAGAGTTTTTTAATACCCACACTACAATGGCAGCACCCATTTTAGGAATGACTGCTGCTATGGAAGAAAAGGGTGGAAATGGCGCTGGCCAAGGTGTATCGGGCATTAAGGTTGGGTTAATGGGACCTCTAGCAGGACTGGGAGACAGTATTTTGTGGCTTACTTGGATGCCTATTGCAATGAGCATAGGAGCCGCCTTTGCTAAAGATGGAAATATCTTCGGGCCAATTCTTGCTCTTATTCTATTTAACGTAGTTAATATTCCACTTAAATGGTACGGTATTAAAATAGGATATGAAAAAGGCGTAAACTTTTTAGCTGAAGCCGGAAAATCAGGAATTGTTCAAAGATATACTGCAATGGCAACGATGTTAGGGATTGTAGTCATTGGTGGTTTAATCCCGCAACTTGTACAATTAGCCACTCCTTATGTACTAAAAGTGGGAGGTACAGAAATAAAGTTCCAGGAAATCTTTGATGGGATTTTACCTAGCTTACTTCCCTTAGCTATTACAGTTATTAGTTTCCTATTAATTAAGAAAGGTTTTAGTGCAATCAAAATTTTAATGGGAATGATTATTTTTTGTGTATTGGGTAAATGGATTGGTATTTTATAA
- a CDS encoding PTS sugar transporter subunit IIC, which yields MEMLVPAILVAIWAAICTLDLFGPQLSLWRPLVAGTGVGVILGDPVQGLIIAGSLELMWLGVVSVGAYVPPDVVAGSIIGTAIGILSGEGAVAGIAIAVPVAVASQQLDILFRTGTITLMHKADKAALDGDLDKIQRYHLLGIPFVVLTRAIPVFLAVLLGAKYVEDLFSHIPQVILDGLGLAGGVLPALGFAMLLSLMLNKEMWVFLIIGFFLAAYLKVPTIGIALVGVVVAVLYDRFVNQSIDSGSVETPTGGGLE from the coding sequence ATGGAAATGTTAGTTCCAGCAATACTTGTGGCAATCTGGGCTGCAATCTGTACTTTAGATTTGTTCGGACCTCAACTTTCCCTTTGGCGTCCACTAGTAGCCGGAACGGGGGTAGGAGTAATTTTAGGCGATCCGGTTCAAGGATTGATTATTGCAGGGAGTTTAGAATTAATGTGGCTTGGTGTTGTAAGTGTAGGAGCTTATGTTCCGCCTGATGTAGTGGCAGGTTCTATTATTGGAACAGCAATAGGAATTTTATCAGGTGAAGGTGCAGTCGCAGGCATAGCAATTGCAGTTCCAGTTGCTGTAGCAAGTCAACAACTGGATATTTTATTCAGAACAGGTACCATCACTCTTATGCATAAGGCTGATAAAGCTGCGCTTGATGGTGATCTTGATAAAATACAGCGGTATCATCTATTGGGTATTCCTTTTGTAGTACTTACGCGGGCTATTCCAGTATTTTTAGCCGTGTTATTAGGAGCAAAGTACGTAGAAGATTTATTCTCACATATACCTCAAGTTATCTTAGATGGTTTGGGATTAGCAGGTGGGGTGCTGCCAGCCTTAGGTTTTGCAATGCTCCTATCGTTAATGCTCAACAAAGAAATGTGGGTATTCCTTATTATAGGATTCTTTTTAGCAGCTTATCTTAAAGTTCCTACAATAGGTATAGCACTAGTTGGAGTTGTCGTAGCAGTCCTTTATGACCGTTTTGTAAACCAATCTATAGATAGTGGTTCGGTAGAAACACCTACTGGAGGGGGTCTTGAATAA
- a CDS encoding PTS sugar transporter subunit IIB, with the protein MGIVFVRIDDRLIHGQVATTWVRNFDVEQIAVISDTLVNDPIQTSVIKMAAPVGVNAVLLTKKDFTEAYKKGFKKRTMLILTNPHDVLSIVGEGVRISSLNVGGMKFTNGKRKITESVFVTEEDIEAFNRLVGHGIKIDLQMVPSSPKKDYDQIKNFI; encoded by the coding sequence ATGGGAATTGTTTTTGTCAGAATAGATGACCGTTTAATTCATGGCCAAGTAGCGACGACTTGGGTAAGAAATTTTGATGTCGAACAAATAGCCGTAATTAGTGACACATTGGTAAATGATCCAATTCAAACATCAGTGATAAAAATGGCTGCACCGGTAGGAGTGAATGCAGTTCTCTTAACAAAAAAAGATTTTACCGAAGCTTATAAAAAAGGTTTCAAAAAGAGAACGATGCTAATTCTGACCAACCCCCATGATGTACTATCTATAGTGGGAGAGGGGGTAAGAATCTCCTCGCTAAATGTTGGAGGAATGAAATTTACAAACGGAAAGAGAAAAATAACAGAATCAGTTTTTGTCACAGAAGAAGACATTGAAGCGTTTAATAGATTAGTAGGCCACGGTATAAAGATCGATTTACAAATGGTACCCAGTTCACCAAAGAAAGATTATGATCAAATCAAAAATTTCATTTAA
- the chbG gene encoding chitin disaccharide deacetylase: protein MPFLIVNADDFGLSKGVNYGIIDAHVNGIVTSTTLMVNMPAAKHASSLAKKYPSLGVGVHLNLTAGKPIHLNVPSLVNQKGYFHSKKDVLNKTNVLDIEKELRAQINEFYTLGLIPTHLDTHHNLHGTEPVSSIVKVLAEEYQLRIRRLNNEDKSINTLEFSSKFHDDNASYETLLDIFESASVIPLEMMCHPGFVDQQLLNHSSYSIQRIKELDILTDPLTITAIQKARIQLRSYKEL, encoded by the coding sequence ATGCCATTTTTAATAGTAAATGCTGATGACTTTGGTCTTTCAAAAGGAGTAAATTACGGAATTATTGATGCACATGTAAATGGAATTGTTACATCAACAACGCTTATGGTGAACATGCCGGCAGCGAAACATGCCTCAAGCCTAGCAAAAAAATATCCTTCTTTGGGTGTTGGAGTTCACCTCAACCTAACGGCAGGTAAACCTATTCATCTAAATGTTCCATCACTAGTCAATCAAAAGGGATATTTCCATAGCAAGAAAGATGTTTTAAACAAAACTAATGTACTTGATATTGAAAAAGAACTTAGGGCACAAATTAACGAATTTTACACTCTTGGATTGATCCCTACTCACTTAGATACTCATCATAATTTACACGGAACAGAACCGGTTTCTTCGATTGTAAAAGTTTTGGCTGAAGAGTATCAGCTACGAATACGTCGATTAAATAATGAAGATAAATCGATAAACACTCTAGAATTTTCTTCTAAATTTCATGATGATAATGCTTCTTATGAAACTTTATTGGATATTTTTGAGAGTGCAAGTGTGATCCCTTTAGAAATGATGTGTCATCCTGGTTTTGTTGATCAACAACTTTTAAATCACAGTTCTTATAGCATACAAAGAATAAAGGAATTAGATATATTAACTGATCCCTTGACAATAACTGCCATTCAAAAAGCTAGGATCCAGTTAAGATCTTACAAGGAGCTCTGA
- a CDS encoding ROK family protein — translation MSGLYGIVDIGGTKTLIGIATNEKIIGTRQLMSKTIESPQMLIDILMKEFDSLIAETDHKYGRLNSVGISVPGPLNRQNGVIHFTGNLKWSNFKIVEELRKSLNDIPIIIDDDANAAGIAEAIYGAGKGYKNQIYLTVSTGIGGAIIIDEKLYYGKQDLAGEIGHMTVSPDGPPCSCGNFGCLEALASGTSISKKGEQLLIQEQSQVLLELAGKNSVTAEMVFEAVRLGDQACFSIIQQTCRYLGIGLANIIQIFNPDAIILGGGIMNNQSKLLIPLIENEMNQRLFKIHRGHLDLKLAALNGQSGLWGAWHLAKNLPSSAERNSLCHF, via the coding sequence ATGAGTGGTTTGTATGGAATAGTGGATATTGGAGGAACTAAAACCCTAATTGGAATAGCCACTAATGAAAAAATTATTGGCACACGTCAGTTGATGTCTAAAACTATAGAATCACCACAAATGCTGATAGATATTCTTATGAAAGAATTCGATTCATTAATAGCTGAAACGGACCATAAATATGGAAGATTAAACTCGGTCGGTATAAGTGTTCCGGGTCCGTTAAATCGACAAAATGGAGTTATTCATTTCACAGGAAATTTAAAGTGGTCCAATTTTAAGATTGTGGAAGAACTAAGAAAAAGTCTCAATGATATTCCAATAATCATAGATGATGACGCTAACGCTGCTGGTATTGCAGAAGCGATTTATGGAGCAGGAAAAGGCTATAAGAATCAAATATATTTGACAGTCAGTACAGGTATTGGAGGTGCAATCATTATAGATGAAAAACTATATTATGGAAAACAAGATCTTGCGGGCGAAATTGGTCATATGACGGTATCACCAGACGGACCACCATGCTCCTGTGGGAATTTTGGTTGTCTAGAAGCTTTGGCTTCTGGAACATCTATTTCAAAAAAAGGGGAGCAATTATTGATTCAAGAGCAATCTCAAGTATTATTAGAACTTGCCGGTAAGAATTCGGTTACTGCTGAAATGGTTTTTGAGGCCGTTAGGTTGGGAGATCAAGCCTGTTTTTCGATCATCCAACAAACTTGCCGATATTTAGGTATTGGTTTGGCAAATATAATACAGATTTTCAACCCTGACGCCATAATTTTAGGAGGCGGAATTATGAATAATCAGTCAAAACTATTAATTCCATTAATAGAAAATGAAATGAATCAACGCTTGTTCAAAATTCACAGGGGTCATCTGGATCTTAAATTGGCTGCACTTAACGGACAGAGCGGTTTATGGGGAGCATGGCATTTAGCCAAAAATCTCCCTTCTAGTGCGGAGAGAAACTCATTATGCCATTTTTAA
- a CDS encoding APC family permease: MVLIISNNLKKNAISLSGAIAMSIAIMAPAAGMMFVPQVVAQSAGSSVPLVYFIALIGSLFVANTIVQFAKRITHAGSFFAYNSAGLGQTMGFLSGWLLMSGYFVFYPQNILVASFFSSQIITQHFGIDIHWSLFSIFFIVIIWYLSTRGISSSMKADLYFVGAEMLIILIVVFAIILQGGADGHTFEVMTAEGSPSGWSGIFFGMIFAMMTFMGFESVATVAEETSDPKKNIPRAIWGSVVGMGIFYIIVTYAMSIGFGSHNGDEFAKSVLAMDYLAATYIGDWLRIAVAIAGIVSAFAISLALNNAAVRVIYAMGREKVFPSKLGITHKKYATPVHAINAVGILATIIVLLMGFIFGPYPVGYGMLGSFATLPILLLYVLASISLIMFIRKNHRNEFSLWSHGIAPIIGALVMLLPIYGSIFPFPAWPYNLVLILVLVYILVGFILGLVLKRKTQNLVQDVSKIISSDGSEKIVEKVIK; this comes from the coding sequence GTGGTTTTAATAATTTCCAATAATCTTAAGAAAAACGCTATTAGTTTATCTGGAGCGATAGCTATGTCCATAGCTATAATGGCACCTGCAGCGGGTATGATGTTCGTTCCACAGGTAGTTGCTCAATCTGCAGGATCATCTGTCCCCTTGGTATATTTCATCGCTCTAATTGGTTCGCTTTTTGTAGCTAATACAATTGTGCAATTTGCTAAACGGATAACGCACGCTGGATCCTTTTTTGCCTATAATTCTGCTGGTCTCGGTCAAACAATGGGATTCTTATCTGGTTGGTTGCTAATGAGTGGTTATTTTGTGTTTTATCCCCAAAACATCTTGGTGGCATCATTTTTTAGTTCGCAGATAATAACTCAACATTTTGGTATCGATATTCATTGGAGTTTATTTTCAATATTTTTCATTGTGATTATTTGGTATTTATCAACTAGGGGAATTAGTAGTTCTATGAAAGCTGACTTGTATTTTGTGGGTGCGGAAATGCTAATTATCCTAATAGTAGTATTTGCTATTATCCTTCAGGGAGGAGCTGACGGTCACACTTTTGAAGTCATGACAGCTGAGGGATCCCCAAGCGGTTGGTCTGGCATCTTTTTTGGAATGATTTTTGCAATGATGACTTTTATGGGTTTTGAGTCGGTAGCTACCGTGGCGGAAGAAACTTCTGACCCTAAAAAAAATATCCCAAGAGCTATTTGGGGTTCAGTAGTAGGTATGGGGATTTTTTATATCATTGTAACCTATGCAATGTCAATTGGATTTGGTTCACATAATGGGGATGAGTTTGCTAAATCAGTACTGGCTATGGATTATTTAGCTGCAACTTACATAGGGGACTGGTTAAGAATTGCTGTTGCAATTGCAGGAATTGTGAGTGCTTTTGCCATAAGCCTTGCATTAAACAATGCCGCAGTTCGAGTAATATATGCTATGGGAAGAGAAAAAGTATTTCCTAGCAAATTGGGTATTACCCATAAGAAATACGCAACCCCCGTCCATGCAATTAATGCTGTTGGTATCTTGGCAACTATAATAGTACTACTAATGGGCTTTATATTTGGTCCTTACCCTGTTGGGTATGGGATGCTGGGATCGTTTGCAACTTTGCCCATTTTACTTCTTTATGTGCTTGCTTCTATTTCATTAATCATGTTTATTAGAAAAAACCATCGGAACGAATTTAGCTTGTGGTCACACGGTATAGCCCCAATAATTGGTGCTCTTGTTATGTTATTGCCGATCTATGGCTCCATTTTTCCGTTTCCGGCCTGGCCATATAATTTGGTATTGATACTAGTTTTGGTCTATATCCTAGTTGGTTTTATTTTAGGATTAGTCCTAAAAAGAAAAACGCAAAACCTTGTACAGGATGTTAGTAAAATTATTAGTTCAGATGGTTCAGAAAAAATTGTAGAAAAGGTGATAAAATGA
- a CDS encoding GntR family transcriptional regulator: protein MNNKKTPLYKQLKKEIIQKIERGELKPGDVLPPERELAELFEMSRMTVRQAISELVNEYILIRRHGSGTYVAELKIPQGRRLKSFSEDMRARGLLPGSKVLEKTIIVEPPANMIADLKSEGKLLMLKRLRLADLYPLAIETIMLPIEKFNNLESRNFENESLYRILEDEYSIKITKAQQKIEVRMPTPQESELLEINYSVPVFHFKQITFDQNNEIFEVAHSVYRGDRYEIDTEIYS, encoded by the coding sequence ATGAACAATAAAAAAACCCCTTTATATAAACAACTGAAAAAGGAAATTATACAAAAAATTGAAAGAGGGGAGTTGAAACCGGGTGATGTGTTACCACCTGAAAGAGAACTTGCAGAATTATTCGAAATGAGTCGTATGACGGTGAGGCAAGCTATTTCAGAATTGGTCAATGAATATATTCTCATAAGACGACACGGCAGCGGGACATATGTAGCTGAACTTAAAATTCCACAAGGTAGGCGTTTAAAGAGCTTTAGTGAAGACATGCGCGCGCGAGGGCTGTTGCCCGGATCCAAGGTTCTAGAGAAAACAATAATTGTAGAACCTCCTGCAAACATGATTGCTGATTTAAAATCTGAGGGAAAACTTCTTATGCTGAAGCGTTTAAGATTGGCAGATCTGTATCCTTTAGCAATTGAAACAATAATGCTGCCGATTGAAAAGTTTAATAATCTTGAAAGTAGAAACTTCGAGAACGAATCGCTATATCGAATCTTAGAGGATGAATACAGTATAAAGATTACAAAGGCTCAACAAAAAATCGAGGTAAGAATGCCGACTCCTCAGGAATCAGAATTACTTGAAATAAACTACTCTGTACCCGTCTTTCATTTTAAACAGATAACCTTTGATCAAAATAACGAAATTTTCGAGGTTGCTCATTCAGTATATAGGGGAGACAGATATGAAATAGATACTGAAATTTATAGCTAG
- a CDS encoding NDP-sugar synthase: MKTAIILAAGKGKKMWPYNDYWPKTALPVANQGNIVHLVNHLKNLSFDRIIIVTSYLGRRIKSLVYDIEGVETIELSVTEGTADSLEKVVSLVNDENLLIMYGDIFITLERLTSFVDAYQKELNTVDTLILSKPITNEFAPDWFGISKGTGNSVQNIYGHPRPHYVQERIMGVFALSTKVLKRMLHHNPGFMKNVPTGVMPQHEMEFEQSLQWLVEEGYTVSSYPVTDGVIDIDKPWHLMQANQLALSVMTNELQHNDIPETCNIHPTADIQGCIKLGEHVEIGKYVTIKGNAIIGDHTKIENSVTIEGNVVIGSHCRIENFCRIGPDSVIGSKNRIGHCAEFRGITFDNVSFIHFGEVFGIIGESTDIAAGVTVGITRFDDLPQTQKVNGRREIPEEFGNAVYFGDFTRTGILSLYMPGTKVGSNCVIGSGVAVEKDIPSKTLLYAQQTLIEKGWDIHRYGW; this comes from the coding sequence GTGAAAACAGCTATTATATTGGCTGCAGGTAAAGGAAAAAAAATGTGGCCATATAATGATTATTGGCCTAAGACAGCTTTACCGGTAGCTAACCAAGGAAATATCGTTCATCTCGTAAACCATCTTAAGAACTTGTCTTTTGACCGAATTATTATTGTGACTAGTTATCTAGGACGCAGAATTAAATCTCTTGTTTACGATATTGAAGGAGTTGAAACTATTGAACTCTCGGTAACTGAGGGGACTGCAGATAGTTTGGAAAAAGTAGTGTCCCTCGTTAACGACGAAAACTTGTTGATCATGTATGGAGATATATTTATTACTCTAGAGAGATTAACTAGTTTTGTTGATGCCTATCAAAAAGAACTTAATACTGTAGATACACTCATTTTATCTAAACCTATAACAAATGAATTTGCGCCTGATTGGTTTGGAATTTCCAAAGGGACCGGAAACAGCGTTCAGAATATTTATGGTCACCCTCGTCCTCATTATGTACAAGAGCGAATCATGGGCGTCTTTGCTTTAAGTACAAAAGTGCTGAAGAGAATGTTGCACCATAACCCAGGTTTCATGAAAAATGTACCGACAGGAGTTATGCCACAACACGAGATGGAATTTGAGCAAAGTCTACAATGGTTAGTGGAAGAAGGATATACGGTTTCATCCTATCCTGTCACAGATGGAGTAATTGATATAGATAAGCCTTGGCACCTAATGCAAGCTAATCAGCTGGCACTATCGGTTATGACAAATGAACTTCAACATAATGATATTCCTGAGACTTGTAATATCCATCCGACAGCTGATATTCAAGGATGTATAAAGCTTGGAGAACATGTGGAAATAGGAAAATATGTAACGATAAAAGGAAATGCGATTATTGGAGATCATACAAAAATTGAAAATAGTGTAACTATAGAAGGAAACGTAGTAATAGGTTCTCATTGTCGCATAGAAAACTTTTGCAGGATAGGTCCTGATAGCGTCATTGGGAGTAAAAATCGCATTGGACATTGTGCAGAATTTAGAGGTATTACCTTTGATAACGTCAGTTTTATACATTTTGGTGAAGTGTTCGGAATCATAGGTGAATCAACAGATATCGCTGCTGGAGTCACAGTAGGTATTACTCGTTTTGATGATCTGCCTCAAACTCAAAAGGTGAATGGTAGAAGAGAAATTCCTGAGGAATTTGGAAACGCTGTTTATTTTGGCGACTTTACTCGGACCGGTATTTTGAGTCTATATATGCCCGGAACTAAAGTAGGCAGTAATTGCGTTATCGGATCAGGTGTTGCAGTGGAGAAAGATATACCATCCAAGACGTTATTGTATGCCCAACAAACTCTAATTGAAAAAGGATGGGACATTCATCGTTATGGATGGTAA
- a CDS encoding sugar isomerase domain-containing protein — translation MGSLFADYSKFFNNILMEVQETQEEAIIEGANLISKAVKLGGRFYVFGSGHSHMIAEEIYNRAGGLALVTAILPPELMLHERPNKSTYLERIEGLAKSYLNLHEVSDKDVIMIVSNSGRNIVPVEMAIEARKKGAKVIAMTSIKHSQSVTSRHQSGKKLYELADVVLDNGAVIGDAGFRISNSDIYSGATSDAVGCFLAQALIVESLQLLIEAGFTPPVFKSSNVDGADQFNDEIFSNYVKW, via the coding sequence ATGGGATCATTATTTGCGGATTATAGTAAATTCTTTAACAATATTTTAATGGAAGTTCAAGAAACACAAGAAGAAGCCATTATAGAAGGTGCTAACCTCATCTCAAAAGCTGTTAAGTTGGGTGGAAGATTCTATGTATTCGGTTCTGGACACTCCCATATGATTGCCGAAGAGATTTATAATCGTGCAGGTGGACTTGCCTTAGTCACAGCTATTTTACCTCCAGAGCTAATGTTGCATGAACGCCCAAATAAAAGCACCTATCTTGAAAGAATCGAAGGACTTGCGAAGTCGTACTTAAATTTACATGAAGTATCAGACAAAGATGTAATTATGATTGTATCAAATTCAGGAAGAAATATTGTACCCGTTGAAATGGCTATAGAGGCAAGGAAAAAGGGAGCAAAGGTCATTGCTATGACGAGCATTAAACATTCTCAAAGTGTAACTTCAAGACACCAGAGCGGAAAAAAACTATATGAACTTGCTGATGTAGTACTCGATAATGGCGCTGTTATCGGTGATGCTGGTTTCCGGATCTCAAACTCTGACATTTATTCTGGAGCTACTTCAGATGCCGTTGGATGCTTCCTTGCTCAAGCTCTCATCGTTGAATCTCTACAACTTTTAATAGAAGCTGGTTTTACCCCTCCAGTATTTAAGAGTTCAAATGTGGATGGGGCTGATCAATTTAATGATGAGATATTTTCAAATTATGTGAAATGGTAG
- a CDS encoding DUF4158 domain-containing protein, with amino-acid sequence MYARVRELLTSEERKTYMSIPNELDEWTLGTYFTLSQHDLDVTLRHRRDYNRLGFAVQLCIIRFSGWTLSDMDEVPSTAISYIAKQIKVNPNEFLKYSKREATKYEHLVEIRKEYGYRTFTTSEYRQLARLLFDDAMANGNPTHLIQTAIQILRKWKVILPGLVTGLLL; translated from the coding sequence ATATATGCCCGAGTAAGAGAATTACTAACTTCAGAGGAACGTAAAACGTATATGTCGATTCCTAATGAATTGGATGAATGGACATTAGGTACATACTTCACGCTTAGTCAACATGATTTGGATGTCACTCTTCGCCATAGAAGAGACTATAATCGTTTGGGCTTTGCAGTACAACTCTGCATTATCCGATTTTCAGGATGGACCTTATCTGATATGGATGAAGTTCCTTCAACAGCCATTTCTTATATTGCCAAGCAAATTAAAGTGAATCCAAATGAGTTTCTAAAGTACTCAAAACGAGAAGCTACAAAATATGAACATTTGGTAGAAATCCGTAAAGAGTATGGATATCGAACATTTACAACTTCAGAATATCGCCAACTTGCTAGACTTCTGTTCGATGATGCTATGGCTAATGGAAACCCTACACACCTTATCCAAACTGCAATCCAGATATTGCGTAAGTGGAAAGTCATTCTACCAGGCCTAGTCACAGGGTTGCTGCTGTAG
- a CDS encoding XoxI protein, giving the protein MKMKKSLISTTLGLSILCFGTGASAAENDALVDSDVTQSIKQAENPNLIGTMAAPTNSSRTDTYSPFLGGTYAVSKSSSTATEDYIYARARTFNGDGALINSKSASANKTTYICARADNGTIYFGNDWALGNHTYKLSGYKDVVHETKAYW; this is encoded by the coding sequence ATGAAGATGAAGAAATCATTAATTTCAACAACATTAGGATTATCGATTTTATGTTTTGGTACGGGAGCAAGTGCTGCAGAGAATGATGCTTTGGTGGACTCCGATGTAACACAATCTATAAAACAAGCAGAAAATCCAAATTTAATTGGCACCATGGCCGCGCCAACGAATTCATCTAGAACAGATACATATAGCCCTTTTTTGGGGGGAACATATGCAGTATCTAAATCTTCTTCAACAGCAACTGAGGATTATATTTACGCAAGAGCTAGAACATTCAATGGTGATGGAGCTTTAATTAATTCAAAATCAGCAAGCGCAAATAAAACGACTTATATTTGTGCAAGAGCTGACAACGGGACAATATACTTTGGAAATGACTGGGCACTTGGAAACCACACATACAAGCTTAGTGGATATAAAGATGTTGTTCATGAAACTAAAGCATATTGGTAA